A single Brachionichthys hirsutus isolate HB-005 chromosome 17, CSIRO-AGI_Bhir_v1, whole genome shotgun sequence DNA region contains:
- the polg2 gene encoding DNA polymerase subunit gamma-2: MLCSVRNVPPRLQLSPCSLTLALQNLKQYCSTSKDEEDLDPVGSLTQLCVGSHYISPGESNAGLFQRGVGCSYGPLGVELRRNLLEQWWRSVSRSTPQVFGMSSTDAGGEGRLRVVDSEELKLMLEQREVRREQLIREVEKLLQRAPPVRTNFLQGALEQFAPTLDLVNRKLPFGLAESGLCFQPSGGSSAEVTQTSLVWFCSPRTSSQWLDHWTRKRLKWWRKFALSPSDFSSVDVPEEELDEVASRGVKVMYSFPWGQESLETLWSRGDAELLQVHKGARSKLQGGDGRRSIPHVLSITANMDRGVMSFLSNSFQQLKKSNDKQKLQQRKVLKLHPVLVPIKVALDIGKGATGELRQVCEGLLQEFMEAKISAWPGYLKTLPTTLEQLNTKYDEMGVLFTVVVSENSLESGLLQVRSRDTTIKETMHISEIKDFLSTYISAADNS; encoded by the exons ATGCTATGCTCCGTCAGAAACGTCCCGCCAAGGCTTCAGCTCTCTCCGTGCAGTTTAACACTGGCTCTGCAGAACCTCAAACAATATTGCAGCACATCAAAGGACGAGGAGGATCTGGATCCTGTTGGCTCTTTAACGCAGCTCTGCGTGGGCAGTCACTACATTTCACCTGGTGAGAGCAACGCCGGGCTGTTTCAGCGCGGGGTGGGCTGCAGCTACGGACCTCTGGGCGTGGAGCTGAGGAGGAACCTGCTGGAGCAATGGTGGCGCTCTGTGAGCAGATCGACCCCTCAGGTGTTCGGGATGAGCAGCACAGACGCTGGTGGAGAGGGCCGGCTGAGGGTCGTTGATTCTGAAGAACTGAAGCTGATGCTGGAACAGCGAGAAGTGAGGAGAGAGCAGCTCATCCGGGAGGTtgaaaagctgctgcagagggCTCCGCCTGTCAGGACCAACTTTCTGCAGG GTGCCCTGGAGCAGTTCGCCCCCACCTTGGACCTGGTGAACAGGAAGCTGCCCTTCGGCTTGGCTGAGAGCGGTCTGTGTTTTCAGCCCTCTGGTGGAAG TTCAGCAGAGGTCACCCAGACGTCTCTGGTGTGGTTCTGCTCCCCTCGTACTTCATCCCAGTGGCTGGACCACTGGACGCGGAAGAGACTCAAGTGGTGGAGGAAA TTCGCGCTATCGCCATCAGACTTCAGCAGTGTCGATGTCCCAGAGGAAGAGCTTGATGAGGTGGCGTCTCGGGGTGTGAAGGTCATGTACAGCTTCCCCTGGGGACAGGAGTCTCTGGAGACGCTGTGGAGCAGAGGGGATGCTGAGCTGTTGCAGGTCCACAAAGGAGCCCGGTCCAAACTGCAG GGCGGAGATGGCCGCAGGTCAATTCCTCATGTTCTTTCCATAACCGCAAACATGGACCGTGGAGTGATGTCCTTTCTTTCCAACTCGTTCCAGCAGCTCAAAAAAAGTAACGACAAGCAAAAGTTGCAGCAGAGAAAG GTGCTGAAGTTGCATCCAGTGTTGGTTCCAATCAAAGTAGCTTTAGACATTGGAAAGGGAGCCACCGGGGAGCTGAGGCAG GTGTGCGAAGGGCTGCTGCAGGAGTTCATGGAGGCCAAGATCTCTGCGTGGCCTGGGTATCTCAAAACTCTTCCGACGACATTGGAGCAGCTGAACACAAA GTATGATGAGATGGGAGTGCTCTTCACTGTGGTGGTCAGTGAGAACTCGCTTGAGAGTGGCCTTCTTCAAGTCCGCAGTAGAGACACCACCATCAAGGAAACGATGCATATCTCGGAGATTAAAGATTTTCTCTCGACGTACATTTCTGCCGCTGATAACAGCTGA
- the LOC137906327 gene encoding probable ATP-dependent RNA helicase DDX5 isoform X2: MPGFSDRDRGRDRGYGGGPPRFGGGGGGGGGNRGGPPPGKFGNPGERLRKKHWNMDELPKFQKNFYQEHPDTSRRSAQDVEQYQRIKEVTIKGRDCPKPILKFHEAAFPSYVMDIINKQNWTDPTPIQSQGWPVALSGKDMVGIAQTGSGKTLAYLLPAIVHIQHQPFLERGDGPICLVLAPTRELAQQVQQVAAEYGRASRLKSTCIYGGAPKGPQIRDLERGVEICIATPGRLIDFLECSKTNLRRCTYLVLDEADRMLDMGFEPQIRKIVEQIRPDRQTLMWSATWPKEVRQLAEDFLKDYVQINVGALQLSANHNILQIVDVCNDMEKEDKLIRLLEEIMSEKENKTIIFVETKRRCDELTRRMRRDGWPAMGIHGDKSQQERDWVLNEFRYGKAPILVATDVASRGLGGVFVAGARHDSPRPREGEG; encoded by the exons ATGCCCGGATTTTCGGACCGAGATCGCGGTAGAGATAGAGG GTATGGTGGGGGGCCACCTCGTttcggtggtggtggtggtgggggaggaggcaACCGGGGTGGACCACCTCCAGGAAAGTTTGGCAACCCTGGTGAGAGGCTGAGGAAGAAGCACTGGAACATGGATGAGCTTCCAAAGTTTCAAAAGAACTTCTACCAGGAACATCCAGATACCAGCCGCAGATCAGCT CAAGATGTTGAACAGTACCAAAGAATCAAAGAAGTCACCATCAAAGGCAGGGATTGCCCCAAACCAATTTTAAAATTCCATGAAGCTGCATTTCCAA GCTACGTCATGGATATTATAAACAAACAGAACTGGACCGACCCAACTCCCATTCAGTCTCAGGGGTGGCCAGTTGCACTGAGTGGCAAAGACATGGTTGGCATCGCTCAAACTGGGTCCGGGAAAACCCTTGCA taTCTTCTGCCAGCAATTGTGCACATCCAACATCAACCGTTCTTGGAGCGTGGCGATGGGCCGATT TGCTTGGTGCTGGCGCCGACCCGTGAGCTTGCTCAGCAGGTGCAACAAGTGGCTGCTGAATACGGCAGAGCGTCCCGTCTCAAGAGCACCTGCATCTATGGTGGTGCACCCAAAGGACCGCAAATCAGGGACCTCGAGAggg GTGTTGAGATTTGCATTGCTACCCCTGGACGTCTCATCGACTTCCTGGAGTGTAGCAAGACTAATTTGCGCCGTTGCACCTATCTGGTGCTGGATGAGGCCGACCGCATGCTCGATATGGGATTTGAACCTCAGATCCGCAAGATAGTGGAGCAAATTCGG CCAGACCGTCAGACCCTGATGTGGAGTGCCACCTGGCCTAAGGAGGTTCGCCAGCTGGCCGAGGACTTCTTGAAGGACTATGTCCAGATTAACGTTGGCGCCCTGCAACTTAGTGCCAACCACAACATCCTGCAGATAGTTGACGTTTGCAACGACATGGAGAAGGAGGACAA ATTGATCCGTTTACTCGAGGAGATAATGAGTGAAAAGGAGAACAAGACCATTATCTTTGTGGAGACCAAAAGGCGTTGTGACGAGCTCACTAGAAGAATGAGAAGAGATGG GTGGCCGGCAATGGGAATTCATGGAGACAAGAGCCAGCAGGAGAGGGACTGGGTCCTGAATG AATTCAGATATGGCAAAGCTCCAATTCTCGTCGCTACAGACGTGGCGTCCCGTGGCTTAG GTGGAGTCTTTGTGGCAGGCGCTAGGCATGACAGTCCCAGGCCTCGAGAGGGAGAAGGATGA
- the srp68 gene encoding signal recognition particle subunit SRP68, which yields MAADKQNEAKTLSVLGNKENSPDGGLGLEILQIIKESQQQHGLRHGDYQRYRGYCSRRLRRLRKTLGFKMGNRHKFVGKKITVEILSDSRYLLLVLMEAERAWSYAMQLKQEANTEPRKRFHLLARLRKAAKHSEKLAKLCESPKIDAKTKLEAQAYTAYLTGMVEFEMQEWKRAMEAFNKCKTIYEKLASAFTEEMAALYCQRVEEISPNIRYCAYNIGDQNAINDLMQMRLTGGGRGMMAEKLEALITQARTKQAATMSEVEWRGRIVPVKIDKARVFLLGLADNEAAIAQAANEETKEHLYETLLAECRDTIQAVREELKNEVKQRERSSDPDSGKVSNLQFLHSYLTYIKLCTLVKRNESMAHTLQAKLKEPEADENKRGPRPQDLIRLYDIILQSLAELSTLQGLNDDRSFKTEVSLKTLVYKAYRCFFIAQSYVLVKKWSEALVLYERVLKYAKEVQSEAKNLNSSLEDLPDVQELIAEVNAEKYSLQAAAILDTDETAEVPSQQQVKDNTPLCDRLDTFRLDPALVGKRPNLVQFPPDFQPIPCKPLFFDLALNHVAFPPLDDKVEQKGKGGLTGYIKGIFGFGS from the exons ATGGCCGCCGACAAGCAGAACGAAGCTAAAACTCTCTCTGTGctgggaaataaagaaaattcaCCGGATGGAGGCCTCGGACTGGAGA TCTTGCAAATAATCAAAGaatcccagcagcagcatggcCTGAGGCATGGAGACTATCAGAGATACAG GGGCTACTGCTCCCGCAGGTTGCGTCGCCTGCGGAAGACTCTGGGCTTCAAGATGGGGAACCGACACAAGTTTGTTGGGAAGAAGATAACTGTCGAAATTCTGTCTGACAGCAG ATACCTGTTGCTGGTGTTGATGGAGGCGGAGCGTGCATGGAGTTACGCCATGCAGCTGAAGCAGGAGGCCAACACGGAGCCACGGAAGCGCTTCCACCTGCTGGCTCGACTCCGCAAGGCTGCCAAGCACAGCGAAAAGCTGGCGAAGCTCTGCGAGAGCCCCAAAATAGATGCCAAGACCAAACTCGAAGCACAG GCCTACACGGCGTACCTGACTGGCATGGTGGAGTTTGAAATGCAGGAGTGGAAGCGTGCCATGGAGGCTTTTAACAAGTGCAA AACCATCTATGAGAAGCTGGCTAGCGCTTTCACAGAGGAGATGGCCGCTCTGTACTGCCAGCGTGTGGAAGAGATTTCACCCAACATCCGCTACTGTGCTTATAACATCG GTGACCAAAACGCCATCAATGATTTGATGCAAATGAGACTAACTGGTGGAGGAAGAGGCATGATGGCTGAGAAACTAGAG GCCCTGATCACTCAGGCAAGAACCAAACAGGCAGCCACCATGAGTGAGGTGGAATGGCGAGGGCGGATAGTACCGGTCAAAATCGACAAGGCCCGCGTCTTCCTGTTGGGTCTGGCAGACAATGAGGCCGCCATCGCTCAG GCGGCTAATGAGGAAACCAAGGAGCATCTGTATGAGACCCTGCTGGCCGAGTGCAGAGACACCATCCAGGCTGTGAGAGAGGAGCTCAAGAATGAGGTG AAGCAACGAGAGAGGAGCTCTGATCCTGACAGTGGAAAGGTGTCCAACCTGCAGTTCCTTCACAG CTACCTGACCTACATCAAGCTGTGCACGCTGGTGAAGAGGAATGAGAGCATGGCTCACACTCTGCAGGCCAAACTGAAGGAGCCCGAAGCCGACGAGAACAAGAGGGGGCCTCGTCCTCAGGACCTCATCCGTCTCTACGACATCATCTTGCAG AGTCTGGCTGAGCTGTCCACCCTCCAGGGCCTGAACGACGACCGCAGCTTCAAGACGGAGGTGTCCCTCAAGACGCTGGTCTACAAGGCCTACAG GTGTTTCTTTATAGCCCAGTCTTACGTGCTGGTGAAGAAGTGGAGCGAGGCGCTGGTGCTGTATGAAAGGGTCCTGAAGTACGCCAAGGAAGTCCAGTCCGAGGCCAAGAACCTCAACAGCAGCCTCGAG GATCTGCCTGACGTTCAGGAACTCATCGCCGAGGTCAACGCTGAGAAATATTCTCTTCAGGCTGCAGCCATTTTAG ACACCGATGAGACTGCTGAAGTTCCGTCTCAGCAGCAGGTGAAAGACAACACG CCGCTCTGCGACCGCCTGGATACCTTCCGCCTGGACCCCGCCCTGGTGGGGAAACGGCCCAATCTGGTCCAGTTCCCTCCCGACTTTCAGCCAATCCCCTGCAAGCCGCTGTTCTTTGATCTCGCTCTCAACCACGTGGCCTTTCCACCCTTGGATGACAAGGTGGAGCAGAAGGGCAAGGGAGGTCTGACTGGCTACATCAAGGGCATCTTTGGGTTCGGCAGCTAA
- the LOC137906327 gene encoding probable ATP-dependent RNA helicase DDX5 isoform X1, which yields MPGFSDRDRGRDRGYGGGPPRFGGGGGGGGGNRGGPPPGKFGNPGERLRKKHWNMDELPKFQKNFYQEHPDTSRRSAQDVEQYQRIKEVTIKGRDCPKPILKFHEAAFPSYVMDIINKQNWTDPTPIQSQGWPVALSGKDMVGIAQTGSGKTLAYLLPAIVHIQHQPFLERGDGPICLVLAPTRELAQQVQQVAAEYGRASRLKSTCIYGGAPKGPQIRDLERGVEICIATPGRLIDFLECSKTNLRRCTYLVLDEADRMLDMGFEPQIRKIVEQIRPDRQTLMWSATWPKEVRQLAEDFLKDYVQINVGALQLSANHNILQIVDVCNDMEKEDKLIRLLEEIMSEKENKTIIFVETKRRCDELTRRMRRDGWPAMGIHGDKSQQERDWVLNEFRYGKAPILVATDVASRGLDVEDVKFVINYDYPNSSEDYIHRIGRTARSQKTGTAYTFFTPNNMKQASDLISVLREANQAINPKLIQMAEDRGGRARGGRGGYRDDRRDRYSGGGRSNFGGGSYRDRDSDRGFGNKAQNGGNYGSSAGNSSSSYGSNNYSNSNGQGNFGDAANQGGAFGNQSFQGPSQFGGMQRANQNGMNHTPFPFSSQPPQGQQAPPPPPMAPYPMPPPFPQ from the exons ATGCCCGGATTTTCGGACCGAGATCGCGGTAGAGATAGAGG GTATGGTGGGGGGCCACCTCGTttcggtggtggtggtggtgggggaggaggcaACCGGGGTGGACCACCTCCAGGAAAGTTTGGCAACCCTGGTGAGAGGCTGAGGAAGAAGCACTGGAACATGGATGAGCTTCCAAAGTTTCAAAAGAACTTCTACCAGGAACATCCAGATACCAGCCGCAGATCAGCT CAAGATGTTGAACAGTACCAAAGAATCAAAGAAGTCACCATCAAAGGCAGGGATTGCCCCAAACCAATTTTAAAATTCCATGAAGCTGCATTTCCAA GCTACGTCATGGATATTATAAACAAACAGAACTGGACCGACCCAACTCCCATTCAGTCTCAGGGGTGGCCAGTTGCACTGAGTGGCAAAGACATGGTTGGCATCGCTCAAACTGGGTCCGGGAAAACCCTTGCA taTCTTCTGCCAGCAATTGTGCACATCCAACATCAACCGTTCTTGGAGCGTGGCGATGGGCCGATT TGCTTGGTGCTGGCGCCGACCCGTGAGCTTGCTCAGCAGGTGCAACAAGTGGCTGCTGAATACGGCAGAGCGTCCCGTCTCAAGAGCACCTGCATCTATGGTGGTGCACCCAAAGGACCGCAAATCAGGGACCTCGAGAggg GTGTTGAGATTTGCATTGCTACCCCTGGACGTCTCATCGACTTCCTGGAGTGTAGCAAGACTAATTTGCGCCGTTGCACCTATCTGGTGCTGGATGAGGCCGACCGCATGCTCGATATGGGATTTGAACCTCAGATCCGCAAGATAGTGGAGCAAATTCGG CCAGACCGTCAGACCCTGATGTGGAGTGCCACCTGGCCTAAGGAGGTTCGCCAGCTGGCCGAGGACTTCTTGAAGGACTATGTCCAGATTAACGTTGGCGCCCTGCAACTTAGTGCCAACCACAACATCCTGCAGATAGTTGACGTTTGCAACGACATGGAGAAGGAGGACAA ATTGATCCGTTTACTCGAGGAGATAATGAGTGAAAAGGAGAACAAGACCATTATCTTTGTGGAGACCAAAAGGCGTTGTGACGAGCTCACTAGAAGAATGAGAAGAGATGG GTGGCCGGCAATGGGAATTCATGGAGACAAGAGCCAGCAGGAGAGGGACTGGGTCCTGAATG AATTCAGATATGGCAAAGCTCCAATTCTCGTCGCTACAGACGTGGCGTCCCGTGGCTTAG ATGTGGAGGATGTGAAATTTGTCATCAATTATGACTACCCTAACTCCTCCGAAGATTATATTCACCGCATTGGACGCACGGCCCGAAGTCAAAAAACGGGCACAGCCTACACCTTCTTCACCCCCAACAACATGAAACAAGCCAGTGACCTGATCTCTGTGCTCCGCGAGGCCAACCAGGCCATTAACCCTAAGCTGATCCAGATGgcggaggacagaggag GTCGTGCGAGGGGGGGAAGAGGTGGCTACAGGGATGACCGGCGGGATAGGtattctggaggtgggaggagcaaCTTTGGCGGTGGCAGCTACAGGGACAGGGATAGTGATAGAGGGTTTGGCAACAAGGCCCAAAATGGGGGCAACTATGGAAGTAGCGCTGGTAACTCGAGCAGTAGTTATGGCAGCAACAATTACAGCAACAGCAATGGACAGGGCAATTTTGGTGATGCGGCAAACCAGGGGGGTGCCTTTGGTAACCAAAGCTTCCAGGGCCCCTCTCAGTTTGGGGGCATGCAGAGGGCCAATCAGAATGGCATGAATCACACCCCCTTCCCATTCAGCTCTCAGCCACCACAAGGGCAACaggccccacccccaccaccaatgGCGCCCTACCCCATGCCACCACCCTTCCCACAGTAG
- the LOC137906327 gene encoding probable ATP-dependent RNA helicase DDX5 isoform X3, protein MPGFSDRDRGRDRGYGGGPPRFGGGGGGGGGNRGGPPPGKFGNPGERLRKKHWNMDELPKFQKNFYQEHPDTSRRSAQDVEQYQRIKEVTIKGRDCPKPILKFHEAAFPSYVMDIINKQNWTDPTPIQSQGWPVALSGKDMVGIAQTGSGKTLAYLLPAIVHIQHQPFLERGDGPICLVLAPTRELAQQVQQVAAEYGRASRLKSTCIYGGAPKGPQIRDLERGVEICIATPGRLIDFLECSKTNLRRCTYLVLDEADRMLDMGFEPQIRKIVEQIRPDRQTLMWSATWPKEVRQLAEDFLKDYVQINVGALQLSANHNILQIVDVCNDMEKEDKLIRLLEEIMSEKENKTIIFVETKRRCDELTRRMRRDGWPAMGIHGDKSQQERDWVLNEFRYGKAPILVATDVASRGLAE, encoded by the exons ATGCCCGGATTTTCGGACCGAGATCGCGGTAGAGATAGAGG GTATGGTGGGGGGCCACCTCGTttcggtggtggtggtggtgggggaggaggcaACCGGGGTGGACCACCTCCAGGAAAGTTTGGCAACCCTGGTGAGAGGCTGAGGAAGAAGCACTGGAACATGGATGAGCTTCCAAAGTTTCAAAAGAACTTCTACCAGGAACATCCAGATACCAGCCGCAGATCAGCT CAAGATGTTGAACAGTACCAAAGAATCAAAGAAGTCACCATCAAAGGCAGGGATTGCCCCAAACCAATTTTAAAATTCCATGAAGCTGCATTTCCAA GCTACGTCATGGATATTATAAACAAACAGAACTGGACCGACCCAACTCCCATTCAGTCTCAGGGGTGGCCAGTTGCACTGAGTGGCAAAGACATGGTTGGCATCGCTCAAACTGGGTCCGGGAAAACCCTTGCA taTCTTCTGCCAGCAATTGTGCACATCCAACATCAACCGTTCTTGGAGCGTGGCGATGGGCCGATT TGCTTGGTGCTGGCGCCGACCCGTGAGCTTGCTCAGCAGGTGCAACAAGTGGCTGCTGAATACGGCAGAGCGTCCCGTCTCAAGAGCACCTGCATCTATGGTGGTGCACCCAAAGGACCGCAAATCAGGGACCTCGAGAggg GTGTTGAGATTTGCATTGCTACCCCTGGACGTCTCATCGACTTCCTGGAGTGTAGCAAGACTAATTTGCGCCGTTGCACCTATCTGGTGCTGGATGAGGCCGACCGCATGCTCGATATGGGATTTGAACCTCAGATCCGCAAGATAGTGGAGCAAATTCGG CCAGACCGTCAGACCCTGATGTGGAGTGCCACCTGGCCTAAGGAGGTTCGCCAGCTGGCCGAGGACTTCTTGAAGGACTATGTCCAGATTAACGTTGGCGCCCTGCAACTTAGTGCCAACCACAACATCCTGCAGATAGTTGACGTTTGCAACGACATGGAGAAGGAGGACAA ATTGATCCGTTTACTCGAGGAGATAATGAGTGAAAAGGAGAACAAGACCATTATCTTTGTGGAGACCAAAAGGCGTTGTGACGAGCTCACTAGAAGAATGAGAAGAGATGG GTGGCCGGCAATGGGAATTCATGGAGACAAGAGCCAGCAGGAGAGGGACTGGGTCCTGAATG AATTCAGATATGGCAAAGCTCCAATTCTCGTCGCTACAGACGTGGCGTCCCGTGGCTTAG CCGAATGA